From the genome of Brassica oleracea var. oleracea cultivar TO1000 chromosome C4, BOL, whole genome shotgun sequence:
GAACACATATAGGACCAGGCATACACCAAAGCCAAAAAGGTAGCGTAAGAGTCAAGGTATCCTTAGCTCTTCTACAACCTAAGTTTGTTACCTGCATATTGAATGCAATCATTTGTGCTCCATGAATCCAACCAATAAGCGGTTTATAGTTTGAGGAGTTAAACCTTGTCCCTTTTGGGTATATGCGAAGTATATTCCTCTGTGTAAACCTAGAAGACAGCATATAGAGTTTATGTTGCGTGCCTCTCAAGTCTGTTCAAAAGATTAGTATTGTATTAGTATTACCTTACAACATCCTGACTATTTGATGAACAAGTCCTGTCCAGTTCCTGCTCACTTAAACTCAAACGTCTCACTTTATCAACCACAACTTTCATCTCTTCTTTCACCGTCCCCTTTGGTTTCCCCGCATGAATGGTGATCAATCTTTTGTAAGCTGGCTTCTGTTCTTCACTGGCTTCTTCTTCCTCTTGATCACTATCATTCTAATACAAAACTCAAAACTAAGTTACAAAAACAACAAACAATGTATTAAGTTCCTTTTTTTGTTACCTTGTTTTCACAACAATCTTCATAAAACAAGATGCTTTCTAGTGTCTGAATCTCCTCTTTTCTAGGTGTTTCTTCCTCTGACGATGGAGATGCATTATTATTGTCCTTTTGTTTAACAATAGGGTTGCTTGATTCAAGATACTCTTTAGGTGGTTTAGTTGAGATCATTATCCGATGTAGCAGTGAAGCAGGAGAAGGAAACTCTGCTAAGCTTTCTGATTCAGGGTAATACAACATTTCTCCAAATATCAGCGTAGCCATCTAAACAAAGAAAGAAACAAAAAATAACTCATAAAATATATGAAATAAAACTAATGAATTTGGGTTTCTCATAGGCAAACAATATCTACGAAATGGCCTAATAGCCCTCCTATCATGTTAAATTCAAATTTATCACGAGTTTCTAACTTAAAATCAATTAGTAATTAGTGTATCGAGTATGTTCTTTTATATATTAGTTAATTATTTCTTTAACTATAGAATGTGAAATTTCGTTAGATAAATTCACAAAGATAGATAATATTGTGTTACCTCAGCCACTTTGGCTTGAAGATCAGCAGTAAGATGATCCTCTAAAGTGATGATAACCGGATAAGGTGAGCTAGAAAACGCGTAATCTCTTATCGCTTTCAAGCAACTAATTAGCGGTACAGGCGTTGTGAGCGTTCTGAAGACAACAAGAAACCAATACTAAAATGTTTTTGTAAGAAAGAAACAAGAAGAAGAAGAAGAAGAAGAAGACAAAGGTTTTTTACCTTCCATGAAGAACATTGATATCTGTTCCAGTAGAGTTAGGCCAAAGATCAAGCTCAATGACACGAACTCCTCTTTGCAAAGCTTTGATCACAGGGACTTCGCTGCAATCGCTGCTTAGTTGATTCCCCGTGAGATACGAGTTGTGTCCCGTGTATATAAAGTAATGCGACAATGGAGCCGACATGTCTTGATGTACCTGTCTCAAACACAACACAAACATTTCTTGTAAGAACAGCGTTTCAATCTTCAAGAAAATCAAGATTTGAGTTTTTTTTTTGTGTGTTTTTACGTGAGGCGTGATGGGAGGATTGAGATCGTCGTAGAAGAGGAAGTTGAAGAAATCGTCCAGGTCAAGTCCGTGGCGTGTGAACCGCGTGACGTGGTGTCTCCGTCGTATGACCTCGTTGATCAACCGTTGCGCCTCCGCGACGGTGGTTCCTGAGTCTCCTTGGTGGTCGTCGAGGAAAGAACAGAGCTGCTCTGCCCCCATGACGCCTGATGATGCGTCTCCGTCGCTGGAATCTCCGTCGCCTCCGCCGCCGCCGCAGCCGACGGCGAATTGGCAGAAGGCGTCGCGGACGTCGTCGGTGGGTTGGACTTCGTTGATCTTGAATTTACGGTTGAAGCATTTGAACATTTTGTAGTTGTAACTGCCATTGTCGTAAGACTCTGTTTTCTTCTCCTTCCCCATTTGTCAAAATGTAATTATTATTATTATTTAGGGTTTTCTTGCGAATCAAGAAAACTTGTTCTTCGGGAATCAAAGAACTGAGATTTGGTGATTCGGAGGTTGAAGAATGAGGAGAAGGGAGAGAGTTCCTACAAAACAGGAGGCTTTGAAGCGGGATCGTTTGTCTTTTTTTTCCTTTCGAGTCTTTTTGAAAAATTATTATCTAATTTTTTTCTCTTTTCTTTTTCTAAAACTGTTTTGAGAAAAAGGTCAATTTCTTTCTGATTCTTCTTCTTCTTCATTTGTTAGGAAAAAAAGTTTTGTTAAAATTACTAATAAGAGAAATTCTTAATTTTAGTATTGGATCTTTTATTTAGTAAAGGTTATTTCTTTCTTAATATGAAACTATATGTTTTTAGTTTTTTTTTTTTTTTTTGCAGTGTACTGGAATAGCTTTCTATTTTCATTAATCATCTCATCATCACCTATGATTAGGGATTTAAATTTGATTTTACAAATAATGTTGATTGTCACTTTTTTGGCAAGTAGATACACACTCTAAACATTTTCATCTGATTATATGCATGCAAATATCCCCGAAAGCGACATCCGATGAAACTGGAACGATATAGATAACATTAGCATGACCCCTGCGCAGTGGCGGACTTAGCAGTAAATTTATATGGAGTCACAATATAAATAAAATTGTGTAATTTGAAAAAAGATATTTTGAAGGGTCATTGGTAGGATCAAACCCAATATATGTGGGTTCAATACTGCACTTTCCTACCACTGAGCCACAATTGATTAACAAACAATAGCTTACAAACTGATATTTATACTATTTTGTGGTGTTAGTTGATCCCACAACCTTTCAAACGGGTCTGCCCCTGTCCATGCGGAAGGATGACACGCATAAGTTGAGAAATGATCTAAATTTTTAACCCTTTTTCAAAAAAAAGATGCATGCAAATGTGTAAGTGACCATATTGATGTATGATGTTGTACCAGAAGTATAGAAGATAGGTTGAAACAAAAAAAAGGGTATTGAAAGGTAGGTTTACGTTTGTACACTGTGAATATGATGAACAATGTAGAGAGAGAGAGACTCAAACTTAGTTATGTGACTTAAGCGCCAGCTAACCAAGTGAGAACCATAAAAAGTAACACATGCTTTTTCACAAGTTATATGTTGTTTCTCATTATATCTTGTGTGTTTACATGTCGGCTTTACGAACTTGGGATAATCTTGAACTGTGTCCATGTAACCTGATCGTTCCTGAGGTGTAGACGCGGAAGCCGTTACTGGACGAGACAAGTTTGATGCCTTTGTGTATATTCGACTTGGAAAAAGTCTTGTAGCATCTTCGATAGTGCTTAGGAACATGTACTGGTTTGACGAAACATGCCTTTTCGAGGTGTGGAATTGCATGAAGATGAGAAGGGAGATGGATAATAAATTCACCAAAGTCATCAGTAACAGCTTTTATCCAGTTTGATCTCTTTTTGAGACCAGTGTGGCACTTGATGGCCACAGTGGCACCTTTAACATGTCAATGGTCTGATTATTATGTGTAAACATGAAGACGACTTAGACGCAAAGACACATGTATATAGAGAATACCTGAAACAGGGGAGTTGCAAAGAAGAGAACCGGTGATAACCACAGAGGAGAGTTTGTGTTCCCCGTAGCCATTCATCTCAGCCATCTCTATTCTGCTCCAAAACTTTTCTGCAGCTACGAATTCTCCGTTGAAGAAGGCAAAGAAGAAGAATAAGAAGAAGCAACGTAAGATGAGGAAACTCTCCATATCTTAAATTTCTTAATATGTTTACTTTGCTTAATAAATGAAATAAGCATGTGTGTATGAAGAGGATGTATTTAAGTAGAGGAAATGGTCAATTTGTCCGACTCCATTTGGTTTGATTCCAATATGTTAATTTAGCTAACTACATGATGTCAAAAAAAAAAAAAAAAAAAAAAAAAGCTAACTACATTTGGGAAAATAATGTAGTAGTTAGCAGAAACAACACCAAGAAAGATTGATCAGTTGACTCCATTTGTGGGTTTGGTCAGTAAGCACTAAGCAACCATTGGCTTAAGGGTTTGTTGGAACAAAACCATATTTGATTATTCTTCCACAAAAACAAGATGCATCAACTTTAACTGGCCTAGAAATTTGAGCATTGGAATTCTTTACGGCCCATCATTTGTGTTGACATCTGACAATATATAGGTGATGCATTATATGATAATCCAATTCCAACAACACCAAAACAATAAACAAACTCGTTCGGATTTAATACGGTCGATAGTACATCACAGCCTCTTTATGATAAACATGCATTTTTAGTTTTAGATTATTTTAGAAAACATACATAGAAACACAAAGATATAAAGGCTCATTTTTAACTGCTAAAAGTAGCGAGGAAGCTGATGGGGCCTTTGCCGGTAAAGGCCGCCTGAAGTGAAAAGATGAGGAATGCGATCATGGCGAGACGAGAGTGTTTGATCTCAGCCAGCTTCAAGGTATCCAACTTCTCTGGGTCAGACCCGAGTCCCAACGGGTCAAAATACCCACCCGGGTAAATACGTTTCTCCGGATCCAGCTCAGCGTTACGCTGGAACTCTATGTAACCAACAACTAACACCTCGATCCATATCAATGTCGTCAAGGAAAATGGCAATGGCTGTCCCAAATACGATGAACCTTCCACCAGTTCCACCTAGTAGGTGTGTGACAACAAGAACAACCCGAACCGAACAATACCAAATAAAATTAATAAACCAAAAAAATAATAATCAAGAACAAAATATGATGCATACAATTTAACATATAAAATGCATTAAAATCATGAAACATTTTTTTCTTAAAATGATATTAACCAGCATTATATATATAGTTATTATATTATTACTGAATTTTTGTTTCAACTAAACAGAACCGAAATGAAATAAAACCAAACCAAATAATATATCTCCTAGATTATATTTGCGAAGTGATTTTGCCACATGTCTTTTTTACAATCAATTTCACAAAACAAATATGACATGACTACTGAAATTGATGACATATCTTATAATTTAATATGACATGAACAATTGCATTTAATGTTAATTTACATTTTTGGTAAACTTTTTAAATATGGTAATAACTCATATATTACATTTAATGTCAAATTATATTTTTGGAAATTTTTTTAGAATACGAGAATAACTCATAAATCATCATTAAAATAAATATATTCAAATATGTCATTATAAATTTCGAAATATAATATAATTATATATTTTTAAATTATAAAATTTTATTACTAAAATTTTCAAAAATGTATAAATTTTTTAAGAAAATTATAAAAATTTAATCGTAAAATCATTATTTTCTTATATATCTACAACTTTTATAAATATTGTTTAATTTTAATTTTTGATAATTATGCAACTTTTACAAATTTATTTAATATATTTAATTAAAATAAATAGATAGAAAAATCTATGTAAGATTATAATTTCAAATATATACATGCATATTCTTAAATATAATTTTTATATTTAATTAAATCAAATTTATATTAAAATATTGATATGAAAAAACAATTTACAATGTTAATAAAATTTTATTTTAAAATATAATTTATATTTATCTGTAAAAATTATTTTAATTTTTTTTTACTGCACGAAGACACCTAGTGTTCCAGATATGCAATGTTCGGACACTTTGCTATGCTTTTAATATTTAAACGACTATTGTCAATCATGCAGAACGTTCTCATTTTCTTGTTTAAACACTTTGTATCTTAGTTCCAACGACTGACACGTGGACAACTATATTAGTGATGATAGAAATGAACGCACCTTTCCGGCGTCTTGCCAGGCGATTCCGGTGAGACCTTCGACGGCAAGAGCGCCAAGAGTACCAAGCATGGCCCACCTCCCATGGATCAGCTCGCATTCTCTGAACCGTTCGATCCCGAACACTTCAGTGTAGGGCTGAAACGGCGTCGGGTTGATCTCTTTCGATTCCTGCCTGACCCCAAGGAGTCCACCCGCCACGTTCTTGGCGAGGTTTTGGTCAAGCCCGTCGAAATCGTACTGAAGATACTCAGCCGGTTTACCTAAACCGAAGGGGTCGAATCCACGGTCTCCGATCATCGAACCGTCTAGCCATTCCGGCGGGTTTGCGCCGGGGAACCAAACTAGTCGGTCTCCGTCGTTTTGGATCTGCTTTGTTTTCTTCGGCGGTGGAGCTGGTTTCTTTTTCCCGAAGCTGAAATTGAACTTGGCTTGGACTCTACCGGCTCCCGAACTTGGATCTTGGATCCGGATCCCAAAGATACCAGAGGCTGCAGCGGCAGTGGTGGTAGCCATTTTGAATTGTTTCGGCTTGGCGACTGATGAAATGTTACAAACGTATAGTTTTTAAATAGAATAAATAATAACGTGAATATGTGATGGTAGATAGAAGAAACCTTATCTCAGCGTTATCTCCTGTGATTGGTCTCTTTAACTTTATGCTTTTGTGGTGTCTGTATTTTCAGTGACGTTGCACTTTTCTTCTTTGGTCCTAATGGTTGGTGTCTTTTCATTTAAGGTGTTCCTTTGTTTCTAATGATCTCTTTTGTCGATTTTGCTAAACATAAAGATTTCGGTCCCCTAACCTCTCTCTATGAAGCCCATTTATTAATAAGCCCATTAGTCGATGACAACGGAGACTACCCTACATAGATTTTATTGAACCTTCTGAAGTTTAAGCCCCTTAAATCGTGTCGCTCGATCCAATAATATGATAAGCTATGTCCTACGTTTTGGTGCATTTGTATTTGACGTTATAGTTCGATTATTTCTGGACCATAGATTAATGATTTGAATAAACATTGTCGTTGTGCCACAATCTGGATTCAGACCCGATTAAATGCATGATTAAAGGAACAAGATTGATTATTTCTGTCTTATTTGCGTTCATAAGAGAAACCAAAATTGATTCTACTACAATTTTAGTTTGGCATAGAGTACTGGGCTTATTTTCTCATTAATAAGCATGCTGAAATTCCGATAACAAGAAAACTCGGTCTACATAAATAGAAACGAAAACATTATAGAAAAATTGTTGAGAGATATTTCCTGATACTTCTATTAAATTAAGAAAATAATGTTGATGTTCATATTTTAATTTATGTATAAAAGTGGTAATATCTAAAAAAGCGTGGATCATAGAAACTAAAATAGATTCGCAAACTTTAGAATTGTCACAATAATTTTTGTTTTCTTAATCGTTATTAATGAAATAAAGTTTGTCTCATTTTCTTGCAAAACAAAATGAACAGACACTTGTTAACACAAACTAGAATAGAGGAACCAACTGCTACATGTGATCGCATATTATTTATCTGCCGAACATATCTCAAAACGTTATTTTCTGTTTTCATTTGTTTCATTATACATTAGAAATATATATAAGAAGTTTTTTACCAAAAAAGATATATATAAGAAGTGTAACAGTAAATAACAAAATCCAACCAAGATTTATGTTTTAATTATATATGATAATAATTAGGTTGCAAAAGATTATATATGATAATACTGCACTATGCGTGAACCTGAGTGTGAATTTGAAAACTATTTTAGGACCAATGAACTAATGCATTATCATAATAAAACGTACATAAAAGGAAAAAAATAACAAATATGATTGAAGCTAAGTTCAATAGTTTAGACTTATGAATCTGACCAGACTTGAGGAAACGTAAAACCCAAGTCATTGGCTAAGATATATTACAAAATGGACAGGGGCAGCGGTAGCAGCAGGAGCAAACGTTCATCCAAATGAAATATATTGATTAGAAATTATGATAGATCTCAGAATGTGTCAAATTTAAAAACTTTTTCAAATGTTAGTTATTATTTTAGATGGTTTAATAGTCTTTAAAAACATGACACATATGCTTATAAAATTTTCTCTATTGCAAATACACCAACACATAATTATTGCACTACCAACATTTTTAAGGAAAAAGTACTTCCAAGATTTTTCTAAACATAACAAATATATAAAATTTTGAAATATCTCAAAATTATGATAGTTAATTTGAAATGCAGTTTGTATAATTTTAAAATATAGAATAAGATATAAATATTTGTATATTTATATTTGAAAAATTAAGTCTAAGGACCCAACAAAAAAAATGCTTTACACACAAGTTTAATTCTTTAAACGATTTAAGAAATAGTTTTTATATATAATTTTATATAATAAATTAAAAATAGTATATATTATTATTTAGTAAATTGAGTGAAAATCATAAAAATCTACTATAATTAAACTAAATCTCGTTGACAAAAAAAAAAAAAAACACGAAATCTCACAGCCGTGGGTTTAGTCCGTTGAAATCGGTATTAGTCAATAGGTGAACCCACAAAATCCAATTTTAGTCAACTAAAATTGAAGAGACAACGCGTATGGTCAAACGTCAGGCCCATAAGTGGCCCACAATTTAAAGCCCAAAATAAGCAAAGACTCGGGTCGTTATTACAGAACAAAAACATATTTAACGCAAATTTAGTTGGCGTTGTCGGATTCTCATTGTTTTCGCTCTCTCTCAATCCTTCTCCCTCCGATCTGCCTTGTGCGTGCGTTCGTGCTTGCGTACGTACGTACGTTTGCTTCTTCAATGGCGGCAAGATCCTTGTGGAGAACCCGTACAAAGCTCCTCGTTGTTGGTTCCGCCGTATGCGGTGGTTCCGGCGCTGCCTTTATTGCTTCCTCCGAAGATCCCTCGCGAACTCTCAAGCTCTGCACCAACATCCCTGTCCGCCTCTTCCGAAACACCGTAACAGCTGCCTCCATCGCCTTCGGTACAGAAAATTTATCAAAATCCAAATTTTCTTTTAAAAAAAATGAAATACAAACTTTCTTATATGATTCGTATTACTTGCAATGCCCTTTTATCCTTATTTACAATTCGATTAGTTTGTAAATGAGATTGGTTTTACATCTAATGGCTTTTGTCTGGTATCTACGTTTCATCTGAATCAATCCGTGAAAACTGGAACTTTGTACGGTTCTTGAGTCATATGACTTGTCTAGAAACCGTTTGGTACATTACATAAGAAGTAACGTTGTATATATTGGTTTTTCTGTTGTGTAATAGATTATGAATACTCCTTGTCGGGTTTGGCTGAGGGAAGCAATGAGATGGCTAAGGTCAAACATGAAGTCCACCTAAGGTCAGCTCAAAAGCTTCAAGAGCTCTGTTTCAAAAATGGAGGAATCTATATCAAACTCGGCCAGCATATAGGACAACTAGTATGTAAAAGCTATGCTGCTCTTTATGTTGTTGCTCACGTAAAAGAACGTTGTTGCTTACGTTTTTTTTTAAATGTTTCAAGGATTATCTTGTGCCTGAGGAGTATGTTCATACGATGAGGGAGTCTATGTTGAACAAATGCCCTGTCTCTTCGTATGAGCAAGTATGTGAGGTTTTCAAGAAAGAGGTTGGAGAGACGCCAGACAAAGTATGCGCTTCTTCTCCTTTATACTTATCTAACGTTAGATAAACACACTTAAACGGTTCATTATCTGTAGGTATTTGCTGAATTTGATCCTGTTCCTATTGCAAGTGCTTCCCTTGCTCAAGTTCATGTTGCTCGCACCCATTCCGGGGAAAAAGTCGCTGTCAAGGTACTCAACCGAACCACTTTTAACTTAACATGATTCAGAACAAACTTGTTAAGAGTTTATTTTTGTGCTCACTCCATTTGTTATCTTGAATCTATCGTTTGCAGGTTCAACATTCCCATTTGACAGACAGTGCAGCTGCGGATACTGCAGCTGTTGGAGTTATAGTGAACACCTTGCACCGGATATTCCCATCATTTGACTATAGGTCCAGCCTCTTTCTCATTTCCTAGAGAGTCACAAACCATCTTTTACAATAGCTTATACTACTGGCTCATGTATGCAGGTGGTTGCTAGATGAAATGAGTGAAAGCTTACCAAAGGTTAGTAGTGTCTTTAGTTGATGATTCATAGCATTATATATGTTTAAAACAGCCTTGTATTGCAGGAACTAGATTTTATGGTGGAGGCGAAAAACAATGAGAAGTGTCTGGAAAACTTTAGGAAGATCTCTCCCCATATTGCAGAGTATGTTTATGCTCCAACAATCTATTGGAACTTGAGCTCCTCTAAGATGTTGACTATGGAGTTCATGGATGGTGCTCAAGTGAATGATGTGGCTAAGATCAAAAAGCTTGGGATTCAGCCTTACGAAGTATCAAAGCTAGTAAGCTGTTTGATCTTTAACATATCATGCAATCTTCTAAATATTAGTCGGGCGCCTAGACGGACTTATGCAAATAGGTTTAAACCGATTACCGTTCTAAATCGGTTTAATAATTTAAGTTTGGTTAATCAATATAAATTGGTCTAAATTGCTTAAATCAAGTAATAATGTTAGTTCAAAATTTACAAATTTGTCTCATTTCTTTTTTTCATTTTGTATATCCAATTTTTTATAATTTATCAAAATAATTTTATAATTAAAATCTGGAAATCAAAATATTTATCGACTAAGTGCCACCTAGGCTCCGAATAATCTTCTACTAAACGCCTAGTTACCGCCTAGCTA
Proteins encoded in this window:
- the LOC106342793 gene encoding chlorophyll a-b binding protein CP29.3, chloroplastic → MATTTAAAASGIFGIRIQDPSSGAGRVQAKFNFSFGKKKPAPPPKKTKQIQNDGDRLVWFPGANPPEWLDGSMIGDRGFDPFGLGKPAEYLQYDFDGLDQNLAKNVAGGLLGVRQESKEINPTPFQPYTEVFGIERFRECELIHGRWAMLGTLGALAVEGLTGIAWQDAGKVELVEGSSYLGQPLPFSLTTLIWIEVLVVGYIEFQRNAELDPEKRIYPGGYFDPLGLGSDPEKLDTLKLAEIKHSRLAMIAFLIFSLQAAFTGKGPISFLATFSS
- the LOC106341141 gene encoding uncharacterized protein LOC106341141, which gives rise to MESFLILRCFFLFFFFAFFNGEFVAAEKFWSRIEMAEMNGYGEHKLSSVVITGSLLCNSPVSGATVAIKCHTGLKKRSNWIKAVTDDFGEFIIHLPSHLHAIPHLEKACFVKPVHVPKHYRRCYKTFSKSNIHKGIKLVSSSNGFRVYTSGTIRLHGHSSRLSQVRKADM
- the LOC106339741 gene encoding putative ABC1 protein At2g40090, coding for MAARSLWRTRTKLLVVGSAVCGGSGAAFIASSEDPSRTLKLCTNIPVRLFRNTVTAASIAFDYEYSLSGLAEGSNEMAKVKHEVHLRSAQKLQELCFKNGGIYIKLGQHIGQLDYLVPEEYVHTMRESMLNKCPVSSYEQVCEVFKKEVGETPDKVFAEFDPVPIASASLAQVHVARTHSGEKVAVKVQHSHLTDSAAADTAAVGVIVNTLHRIFPSFDYRWLLDEMSESLPKELDFMVEAKNNEKCLENFRKISPHIAEYVYAPTIYWNLSSSKMLTMEFMDGAQVNDVAKIKKLGIQPYEVSKLVSQTFAEMMFKHGFVHCDPHAANLIVRPSGKRNIYGKQKPQLVLLDHGLYKELDFNTRFNYASLWKALVFSDANAIKKHSEKLGAGDDLYVLFAGILTMRPWKQVIDTSVDHLVIQGTKEDRSELQMYASQYFPQISELLRRLPRVILLMLKTNDCLRSVNNELLQGSSLESFLIIGKVSSEAVLEAKWSEKKSLMKWLNVWLEGLSVEARLWVMQFALWVLQVRKALTL
- the LOC106340600 gene encoding phosphoinositide phospholipase C 6-like, yielding MGKEKKTESYDNGSYNYKMFKCFNRKFKINEVQPTDDVRDAFCQFAVGCGGGGGDGDSSDGDASSGVMGAEQLCSFLDDHQGDSGTTVAEAQRLINEVIRRRHHVTRFTRHGLDLDDFFNFLFYDDLNPPITPHVHQDMSAPLSHYFIYTGHNSYLTGNQLSSDCSEVPVIKALQRGVRVIELDLWPNSTGTDINVLHGRTLTTPVPLISCLKAIRDYAFSSSPYPVIITLEDHLTADLQAKVAEMATLIFGEMLYYPESESLAEFPSPASLLHRIMISTKPPKEYLESSNPIVKQKDNNNASPSSEEETPRKEEIQTLESILFYEDCCENKNDSDQEEEEASEEQKPAYKRLITIHAGKPKGTVKEEMKVVVDKVRRLSLSEQELDRTCSSNSQDVVRFTQRNILRIYPKGTRFNSSNYKPLIGWIHGAQMIAFNMQGYGKSLWLMHGMFRANGGCGYVKKPNFLMKKGFHDEVFDPRKKIPVKETLKVKVYMGDGWRLDFSHTHFDSYSPPDFYTKVYVVGVPADNAKRKTRVIEDNWYPIWDEEFSFPLTVPELALLRIEVSEYDMSDKDDFGGQTCLPVSELRPGIRSVPLYDKKGEKMKSVKLLMRFIFE